The Periplaneta americana isolate PAMFEO1 chromosome 16, P.americana_PAMFEO1_priV1, whole genome shotgun sequence genome segment tgttccgactccgagctgctcacttgcccagctgttgcgggcccgcagtactgcgttgcgcaaggcatgtttcgactccgagacaacagagaacagtcggaacCCGTTCCGTTGAACCATGACAGCTCCGGCTACattgttctcgttgttcttcatgTTGAACTTGGAACAAGTTGGAACTTGGAACTTTCACGTGGATGGATGAGGAAGCATGTACATTGAAATCCTTGTAGTGTGATCATAAGTAATGACACAGAGCGGGGTgagatgcgaagtttaaattattacactttggTACAGAGCGTTTCTAACATTTTACGAAGTGTGGGGGTTTCAGGTTTCATTACtgctaatatataaatatatgcagtaattatatattttattatttatgaaattataatataattattattataagcaagcattaagaaaagtaaaaataaaaatttatgattttagttttattttactacgtaacacggagaacaaaaattgcataggcctactacacgttttaaatgacatgttaaattttttagttggttaccaACGTATCTTCACGACATTATATACCAATTAGTGTTGCATtctgaccttgtattcaacagctgtttGTCTAATAAACATTAAGCTTCTGTCTACAAACACAGCAAGTTTCCAAACTGATTCCAATGTGCATTGGAATGTCATCTATTATCTATAGAGAAGCATGTGTGCTATGATGTCATGCCGATAAGATATTTCAAGAGGAGTCCGAGAGAAGACTGCTCCAATGTATGTGCGAGCTGATTGGGGAAGAGGGGGGGTACTGTAccgctcttttgaacgactcctgAAATGGAGCGAGAGTCAAAGAGATAGCTCGTATCAGTGAACGATTCAAACTCATCTTAacttgtaactgttatttcggaactgttgtttGGAACTTAGTATTTTTATGGAAcaggaacagtcggaactgttccgggaaaagaacaacttcgcccatcactagtccagagaatccgtatgcactaTTCCCCGCATGGTGTTTAGCGAGGAGTGCCGCTcgactttaatagggtaagaccctagcaacttggctttcaacagcgtctcactctgttttggagatGTAGTCTCGATGAGGAGACTACTGTTGCCTAGTcgagttgcatttttgaccttcccaacgagtccgtcgattgcgcgtctcacgtaaaatgaAGTGATGCTCTCCATTGTCTTCTCTGTTCCGTCCAAGGTGATACTAATAAACTTTGAAGGCGGCACGTTGACATTTATTTTGTCAGGGTAAAattccatagcaattttcgtTATATGACCACCAGTCGTGTCTATTCCCGTCTtctgtttttttgttatttttttctaaggGAGGGGGAGAAAAGCGCGAGGACATTTACACTGCCCCCCCCCTACGGATCCGTCGGTGtgagcctgccaccgggggggggtgaaagaaaaagacacctaaaaatTGTTTGCAGACTGTGCCGGCTATGAGGatcccccacagcccgatcccaagcaacccacctcatgcaagttacccttcaaactggatatgacacacctaatggcaagtcttacaccagaggcgtgtcgcagtttgatgtccctaccacgggaataaccgcccgtggttCTCTACTCAATGCTGAACAATCCCAGGACTATCCAACTTCAGaagacttgtggttgattacactgcgacacccagaAGTCAGTGGTAACACGTCGGAacgatatatccgccccggcgacCAGAATCTTAATCGCCCAAAgcccccattggggctctacgtgagtgtacttcATCTCCGGTCCGGGATCAGCagctagacttgcatataggggaagtatgaagggtccactattgcttcgttgctgggcgccctgacGGGCTACACAATTCGGAAGACGCGCTCGAAACCGTAGGACATGACCACGGAGATtcgaaagatccccgctggtgagacgggagttataagcctAAGAATCTTAACCTAAGAATGAATAGACATATGTAGAAGAGGAAGAAGTATGTGCCTCACCAGGCATTCGTAAGAAATCCCGTCACGTAGGCGGACGTGGCAAGTCTATACAGCGGGGATGaaaaggtgaaaatggctgtgatgatgtggttgGCGTTCCGCATACAATGGTGGCCGGCAGTGAGAAAGATAGAGATGAAAAAGACGCGAGAGCGAAAAGGGCTGGGTGATGGTAAGTCGATTAGTGGTAGAAAAGAAGAggacgagagccaccattgcaccccctggtcaccaacttggaggaacccacctcgaccagTCCACGTTAGAGTTTCAAGCattggcggctcctgcgtatttcttaagacgaggaaagaagttaacagcacgaaatgataccttcttgaataaaacatgctacaaattagcctacatgcatacattgaAGACCAGGTAgcgttggggttggccttcccttctgtataacaataatctgttcttgtaaactgagtttgctaaattttacaaaatatattatgttttcacttccaatcattattgaataattgcacaaattaacaattacaaggaaattcacaaactcgcagcatttctcgcgcacactacagcatcacacgtgttggaagagactatagctactaacacgtaatcggaaccgttttacggaaatgggaatgggaaataatctgaggaaagcgagaacactgcacccaaccaagtgttgccacatgtacattttacaagatcagtatcacatgcttttgaagaatgtcaggtcttgtggctgttgccctgcctagtagacaatgaatggaagtgaatttcaggggccaaaagacctgcgatactaacgtagagccaccggcgtggctcagtcggttaaggcgcttgtctgccggtctgaagttgcgttcgggcgcgggttcgatccccgcttgggctgattacctggttgggtttttttccgaggttttccccaaccgtaatgtgaatgcaaggtaatctctggcgaatcctcggcctcatctcgccaaatatcatctcgctatcaccaatctcatcgacgctaaataagctagtagttgatacagcgtcgttaaataaccaactaaaataaaaaataaaactaacgtagaactaactacttcctctttgttttatataaacccaactttaactttcagatatccttgAAAGATTGAAACCATGAatattagcctatataaagtgcaatgatcaatatttatttataattaaaaaaaaagtttatatcgtatctttcatagctttgcgttaaaatggttttattgtgtctcctcctagatgtgttatagtctggttgaatgcaaaatcgttagatggcagcggtagcgagatTGCTGCACGAGCAGTCGGTTTCTacttcccgcccatgcgctgatgcAGAGGacgatctcctccctatccgttcatttacttgctttaaaagtcTGCTTCTTTcactggccgctagtgcgctgttatctatgtgtgttaactgcagtaaaggaggaatggattgactttcctccacacaaacaatctcgcatctttctcacagttttctagcagcacatgagcgggcgtcgtttaaaactcgatcaaccgaggttttctcaTAGccgagaacttaaaaattatcgaatcttcatCGAAGGCATTTTGGGGCGAAATGCATGTCGCCATAATTTGTGGGAGTATACTGAGGTTGTTGTATGGGATTTTGCGAAAGGTAATTCGCAAGTTAGGCTACGCGTTCGCGTGTATGAGGATACGCGAGTTTCGAAGTTAATTAGTGACTGATGGTATGGAATATACACCCGAGTTTAGAAAACGTCCCATTCTAACATTTGGTGATTCATTAGGGAATTTTGTCATTTATAAGGGTAATTGATAATGTCTTATGTTTACTAAGATCAGTAACGTTAAATGGGTATTCTTGCCTGGTTTAGTTCCGTGATTGTTTCTCTTCCCCCCAACCTCTCTCTCTGCGGTAATGGTTATTTGTGCTGGTATGAGGTGTGGATGTGCGTTTTATTTTGTTTGCCGTAttctaaaatattacatattttatttattcatttgttgttgaacataacaggcaaagtccaattacaatgttcacgactaacaaattcataattcatattgaaaatatcaacattcggatgaggatgtaatttattgtataactgtaaaatttggaaaactgggaaatttttgtgggattcagtatttctctttcgtatgtaaaataaatttcgaaatttcattttaagcttaggtgcataaaatgttatataagaaaataaagcaACACCGTCAAACTTATTGTTAACAATttcataaagaaagtttaaagattgacaatttcgtctaatatacataattgattgTCATATGATAGCTCGGTTTATATTCTATTTGCGTTTGAATTCCTTATGTATTGGCATTCCGAATATTGCTTTGCGCAATAGGAATTTGTGTGCAATCAAGTTGGAATGTGAAGGGAGTATTTTCTATAACATTTATGTAGCGATACATTTAAActgattgaaatatttttattgggatgatataatttttattgtatcacaTACTAGAGATGGACGTAGGATAGAAATTAGTTATTTGTAATacttaaatttgttacatatatcTTTATTGGTATCGTCACATTTGTTTGTAATCATTTGTTTCTATGTTAACTTCACTATTGTGTTTGATATCTCATTTTCTCATTTGTAATGTGTCTAAAGATTTCATTCAGTCAATTATATTGTTTGTTACTAAACACATGTATTCATTATTCTAATTCATTGATCACTTTTACGATCTGACGAGTGGCAATACAGGTGGTGTATTAGGTGGAAACCAGGTAGTGTCTGGTTCACTGTATACTGGCGTTCATGGACCTTAAAGTTACTCGGATCGCAGAACATTATTTCACACACCTAGCATTTGAATGGTTCCTAATCAATATGTTGGCGTTTGTGTATTTTAAGGTTATTCGACTGCGCAaagcactttccacaaacatcgcatttgtaTGGTTTCTCACCAGTATGCTGGCGTATGTGTTGTTGTATATGACTTTGGgtcgaaaaacactttccacaaacatcgcatttgaatggtttctcaccAGTATGCCGCCGTATGTGGACTTTCAGGTTAGTAAGAAGCGAGAAGCACTTCCCGCAATCATTGCATCTGAATGGTTTGTCACCTATGTGAACCCGTTCATGCCTTCTCAGAGTATTTCTCCGTGAGAAGCACTTTCCACAGGTATGACAGCTGAATGGTTTTTCACCAGTATGAATGCGATCATGACACTTTAAGCCACTCTGATCCAAGAAGCACTTCCCACAAACAACGCACTGGTATGATTTAATTCCAGTATGCCGCCGTTTGTGGATTTCTAGAGAAGCAAAAACAGAGTAACATTTATCACAatcatcgcatttgaatggtttctcaccAGTGTGGAGACGTTCATGTATTTTAAGATTAGTACTTTGAGAAAAACACATTCCACAAAATtggcatttgaatggtttttcaTCAGTATGAGTGCGACCATGGTAATGTAAGCTGCTCCGTTgcgaaaaacacttaccacaaacatcgcatttaaaTGGTTTGTCGCCAGTATGAAACCGAAAATGACACTTTAAGCTACTACGTtgtgaaaaacactttccacaaacatcacatttcaaTGGTTTCTCGCTCGTGTGTTGCAGTTTGTGCGATGTTAGTGAATTTTCATGAGAGAAACACAATCCACACACACCGCATTTGAATGGATCCTCGCCCTTGTGCAGCAGGCATGTATGTTTTTTTAAGGTATCCGACGaagagaaacattttccacagataCCGCATGTGATCAGCTTAGCACCTGCACTACGGAGCAACATTTTTGCTGGCGAAGCAGAAAGTTTGGCAGTCTGATTGATAGTAGTGAGCTCTTCCTTTGGAAATCCTTCGCAGTACGATAATACAGATTTGTCATGTGTGTCTGCAATCCTTGATACACTTCTGTCATTGGTGTCTGCAAAACTATCATAAAAATATATCATTAGTCTATGAAAGTCACATGAATTCAGTACGGATACTGTAAAATGTTGCGACATCACacatttttttacagtttttagtGTGTAACTTTCTAGGCggctatacattttattcttttcttgTTACAATGTAACATTTACCTTTTTTAAGCATAATCCAATAATTACTTTTTGTGTATACTTAAAAAcgaaaatatttacaaagcacaaaTCCTGTCTGATGTcacatttttagtaagttattttacgactctgtaccaacatctcaggttatttagtatctgaatgagatgaaggcaataatgccggtgaaatgagtcagggtccagcaccgatagttacccagcatttgctcatattgggttgagggaaaacccagggaaAAAACTTCAACAAAGTAGCTTGACCCAATTGGGATTCGGACCCGggcaactggtttcgcggccagatgtggtaacgttactccacagatgtgaactGTGTGATGTCACTCCATACATCGAGCTGATTTCGGATACCAGTTTTTTCTtactttatataatgtattacatgATACAGTTtgacgtggcccgggttcgattcccggttggggcaagttacctggttgaggtttttccggggttttccctcaacccaatatatgagcaaatgctgggtaactttaagtgctgaaccccggacttgtttcaccggcattatcaccttcatctcattcagatgctaaataatctaagaagttgataaagcgttgtaaaataacctactaaagtaaaaagATAGTTTGACTTTGGGCAGTTTTTAAGTCTTTAAAAAACGAAGAGTCACTTTAACCAAAAAAGGAACATTGTAATATAGCACATAGTATACCAACTTTCAAAAAAATCATCTCTTCGTTACAAAATATCATCAACGacaaattttcttttctcttctttagCACATCTTAGCATAGCGATTTGATACTTCATCACTATATCGGAAGCATAAATATTCTCTTGGTACTGTTACACTGTCGAAGAACACTTCCATATTTCTCCTATGATATATTTGATGCAAGTATTATTATCCTTTTTGTACTCCcagtttttacttggttatttaacgacgctgtatgaactactaggtttATTTAGCGGCCATTGGGATTGGTGAGAGCGAGATGGTATTAGGCGAGATGAAGcagaggattcgacatagattatcTCACATTtgcattatggttggggaaaacctcggatataacccaatcaggtaaacagcccaaccgggaatcgaacccgcgtacgaacgcaactccggatcggcaggcaagcgccttacctgactgagctacgccggtggcttatttgTAATCGACTATCAGAAATCTTTCCTCTTCAAGTCTCAGTTCTTCCACATTCTGTGTGTTTGTGTCACTATCACCATCACTAATTGTGTCTCTGTTGCTATTGCTGTTTCTGGTTAAAATGATGGCGACCCATTTTTATTCTTCAAGAAGTGTTGTGCCAGCACTGAGGTTAATGGTGGAATGTCAAATTTCTTTTGCCTCTTCTGAGGTCTAGCTTTCCTGCATCTGTAAATGAATAaccgcccagaacaaggttgtaaccctcatttctcataagtAGACTTTTTCCTAAAAAAATGGTTGTTAACAATGGGCTATGTGTAATGCTTGTACCCATAATAAAATCAGCACACATGCCTGATTGACAACCTTGCTCTAAAAATACATATACGTACAGTACAAAAtgtttttctccattttttttaatttcgtatttGCTCGTTACAACCTTGGTCTGGGCGGCTATTCAGTTCTTTAAAAGTTCTCAAAGCTGGAAGTCCAGTTTTCTTTAGAAGTGTCAGCAGTTTCTTCTGCATGTGACTGTTTGCTGAGAACAGCGGCAGGATTAAAGGGGATGAGCCCTGTTCCCCAAAATCCACCGATTATGTTCTGCCATTTCTTTCCTTCAGTATTTTCCTAAGTTTCCCCAAGTAAAGACGGAAAAGCAACCTTGGGAATTGGACaaatacaatttttccagtcATTGAAAACGTCACAGCATGCATTTTCGAATGGTTTGAAAAAGCTTACATCCAACAGTcgcaataactatgtaatattTATACTTAAGAGCACAACGTAAATCTTATGGTTTTCACAGAGTCCTATTACTCGCAGGGCAAAATACCTGTTAAGAGAAGGAGCAGCAGATGTAGGAGCAGTAAGTTgtggaaattttatttttcatatgccTGATTTTCCTTCAAATCGAAATGTAGGTCTACTTAGTCTTCTATATCAGTAGCAATCACATATAGTAGGGCAAGTTTTTGAACCTAGGGTCAAGTTGTACCTGGGGACACTTCGTTTATTTTCGAGGTTATGTGGGGGAAATTTGTTTTCACAGTTGACCACTTTAATTTCATCATTCAGCTGTTCTATGAGTGATTTACTACTTGCTGAAGCAATCTggagatattatttttaaaaacctgtTTTTCAACTTAAAAAGTAAGGAATTGTGAAagtattcaattattttaattcattatttagaTACACGATTAAAATCTTAAATCTATATTTAGGAACCCTGTTATTCCAGTTACGAATCCATGTGGTTATTGGCTTGTTTTCGGTACGTGAGTATTGAAAACTTGCTGAGATATATTTTTACTGATTCCTGATGTACCTAGGGACTGTGTACCTGGGGACAATTGAAgcatcggctggaacaacgttataagttacatttagtaaaatttacaggagctgcaaaaacgTGTACACGTACAActttgttcttatagggtagcaaacttttgagtggacaaatttcacgtactgcattgatggacagttgcaagccaaagagtgtAGCAAGGTAACacgacatacaacattattacacagaaacacgccgaatgaaaattttgtaacttacaatgttgttccagccgacgcttcaattgtcTTCAGGTGGACCTCattagatttaaaatatttttgtaaataatttagtCTTATGATGAATAATCAAAAACAGTATTTAGTAATGACTTTTATGGGGTTTCAGCTTTAGTGAAAATGCTAtgtaggaaattaaaaaatcaagAGACAAACCCCGACAAAGCTAAATTATTCTCCCAGGAAATACAAGTGCTTTAACAGATTTGCCAGAGAAAAccgaaatagaagaaagaaaaagaaagttgagTGAGAAGAGAAATATGATGAATAAAGTTCAGAAATGGAAGAAGTTGAAGCCACAAGTTCTGTTTCCAGAAGATAATACAAAAGAGACTACAGATGAGCCCAAGAATGTATTAGttctaatgataatgatgaataaGATGCCatttaaactgtaaattacatTGCTCGAACGGATTTAGAAGAAATAAGACAAGAAAATTTTGTTCTCATTTGTGTGGCAGAAAAGAGAGactaattataaattttttgtcGCTAGAATTTGTAAGAAGATTTGTGAAACAGAATTTGAAGTTCAGTATCTAAAGAAGTTTACTAAAtatgacaatttatttttctttacatgaTGGGCAATCAGAAATTGTTGATCTTTTCAGAGGATATTGTGTTCAAACCTCTCCATCTTCTCAAAGAAAAGCTTGAAGCCTAAGGGGCAATAAGAtatatgttttcaaaatgtcaTTTGCAGGATACGCCTTTGGATAATAAGAAATTCATTTAATTGGAGAGCCTAATATTGTTTTCCGTCAAGAAAATTGAGAATTGTTTTAAAACTTAGAAACATTCcctttattgttattacattaaacGCAAAGGCAAAAtgtatcattaataaataactacAAAACAGTAAATTGTCTGTATTTGGTAGAAATagaaacttaataaaatattggttacattaatattatgttgaACCCTGTCCTAAGGTATGACATCACCCTGTGTCCGAAGGTACATCAATCTTATGTACATAGAGAGAGTATGTCGCACTTTAGGAAAATTTGAAAAgtctatataaaaattatttaattgaaaccATCTTTTTTCTAAGATACTTTACACTTCAAAGGTagtgttgttaataataaaaagatataaaagcttatacaaaatttaaaaaaaaaattgaaatgtaaaaaaactGTCCCTGCGTACAACAGCTTCCCCTACATCATTCCATCCATCTTTAACAACAACTTGGCACATCGATATTCCCCATCTCCAAAATTTTCAATCTTGAGTGTCTTCTATCCCTCAATACATTCATAACTTTCTCATTTTATGATATTAGCGTTCTTCTACATTTTCTGTGTCACTCTGGTGCTTTCAATTCGTACATGGTTCTTGTCCATCTTACACAGTCGTTCTTACAACAAATAACAAATTAACGTCATTCTTTACAATTATAATGAAGCAATAAACGAATATGAAACTCGCACACCACACTCACCTATCGGTGAGAATCTCATTGTCCTCTGCCTTAAATTCCAGTCTCGGCTCATCCTTCACTGTCCCCAAATCACATAACTCCGCCTAAAACATAAAGAGCTAATAGAATAGAGATACAGAGCAGATTTACATTGATTTTTCTTGCCATCAGCCTGCATTTAAATTATAGTCAGCCCAAGTAGAAATTTTAGTAACACAAGACAGATCTTGGAGCGTATATTTAAGGAGCTCTTTCGTTTAAAAATTCCCTAAGACTAGAacagcaaatttaaaaataatctgtGAGCAAATATTATTACGtattaacaaatttaatgaaCTCCCACAACGTACAAGGGgtttattatttaacaaaatgtttcagatgaatgaaataatgttttctattaagcattatttcctgaattatatgaaatgtttgataGTTGTTCCTTACCATCActcacagaaaaaaaatgtattaaaaacggAACATGAAGAAAACAGAAGCTCGTATACAACTCTATGTACATTACAAGCagaatgaaacacaaatattcataaatagggcccagatgtttaggaatttataacacttaaaatagacaggcaaaaaaggcaataaaaacataaagaaggcacaataatctttgaaaaagggataataagttttaaaaaggtataatatattttaacaataaatttaattacatcaaCATAACTcaatatttacttcgtaggtgacacatgttgacttataaaatacattttttcgtgattatctgtcttttcacaaaccttacataacaaaactgttccatcagttGAAAACAGCGGTCATCAAATTTACTAACGTAAGGATGAAGTTTACTTTTGAATGGTTtcctgaatttaggcattctagctaaccgatcttataccttctgtcacccgacaataactgactgttcctcactcaattttttttctcctacaataataaacaagtgtagcacaaaattgtaacaataagatttgaaaatatgaaagcaaacaactgGAAATGCTACGTgtcaacttctatgagaacgagtgttgccattgtgaagacatgacaatgttataatttgtaactgtggatttatttttattttatcgagttattttaagacgctatatcaacatctcaggttatttagcgtctgaatgacatgaaggtgataatgccattgaaatgagtccagggtccaacaccgaaagttacccagcatttgctcgtattaggttgagggaaaaccccggaaaaaacctcaactagataacttgccccatcccgggccacctgatttcgcggccagacgcgtttaccgttactccacaggtgtggatcattattcatattacaccaatagtgtTAAAGCacaattattagcagattaagcaccgaaataaattacttttatttactattgttagtaaactTAGTCATTgtatcaaatatttaaatttcatacacattacattacaattaattagaaaattgggaataaacaagaaatattgctttaaaatgacaaaaggaAACGCATTTATTAGTACGAAATACCTTAAAAAACCAAAAtagggaaaagaaaaattgaccgtatcactttgatttactccaaatcacatttctatctatgcaaataatgatttacttccacacaGCAAAAATGGCATTTTGCTAAACAACCGGACtctattcataattttctgtaaCTTATCATTGTTAataacagtttcatttttatttccctCATATATGacgtcatgatttttttttttttaaagaaatttagaccagccagaggccgtttaccaaagttatctttgttttctgttttctttttcacttgtttcctttgttttacttacactaatacaaacacaacacccatgcccgaggtgggactcgaacccacaacccttcggaccaagcgatagagacattcAGTGCCCCTAAGCTTGAGCCATCTGGGCCGGCTGATTTCAACTTTCCCTCATATATAACGTCATGATTTGATCTTCAACATTGAGATTTgtgttataattaatttcatacttGGGTAGTACAAGTACTTGACTAGAAAAGTTATGTTTATAGGCTGCATCAGGAACTGTGGCTACTAGGACAACATCTAAAATAAAACAACACCTTTAAGAGAacaacacaatttaaaatttcagaaCAACAAAGCAACAGCAACACTTACTTTTAGCCCAGAGActtgtagataaaaaaaaaagaaagaaaaaaaaaagaacaatgacTGAAAGATGACTGATGAAAAGTGTTCATTATTACACACATAGCAACAGTTCATTAATGGAGGTACCTTGGtagcaactttaatcaattcagaaactcattataaatgttcaaatgacaaatgactacAGTAAACAAGTCTCcctggcaacacatagccatctaggatacaatgtgTGCATCAGCAGAcctgtatcgataacatcattcgattatctaacaaaatgaattattatcggttacaaacttaaagttagctcagttggtagagcagctggctacggactggaaggtccggggttcgatcccaggtggtgacaggattttttctcgttgccaaactttcagaacggccccaaggttcactcagccttctataaaattgagtaccgggtctttcccgggggtaaaaggcggtcagagcgtggtaccgaccacaccacctcattctagtgccgaggtcatggaaagcatagggctctacctccatgccccccaagtgccttgatggcaagttacggggatacctttaccttttaccttttacaaaCTTAAAGTAAGtcgttggattgtacctcgaaatgtGTTGAACtgaaactttcattgttatgagtttctgaattggttaacattgcaacacttg includes the following:
- the LOC138691556 gene encoding oocyte zinc finger protein XlCOF22-like isoform X1 — encoded protein: MMDVIKKETEVDPLAILTSDNSDTNEKKPLSQPAVNWKSITPKLAYSDSAEGKLLDLDVAGIKTECLDHSYDLKSEIKVEEPAVSTNFCMPKCKNEAELCDLGTVKDEPRLEFKAEDNEILTDSFADTNDRSVSRIADTHDKSVLSYCEGFPKEELTTINQTAKLSASPAKMLLRSAGAKLITCGICGKCFSSSDTLKKHTCLLHKGEDPFKCGVCGLCFSHENSLTSHKLQHTSEKPLKCDVCGKCFSQRSSLKCHFRFHTGDKPFKCDVCGKCFSQRSSLHYHGRTHTDEKPFKCQFCGMCFSQSTNLKIHERLHTGEKPFKCDDCDKCYSVFASLEIHKRRHTGIKSYQCVVCGKCFLDQSGLKCHDRIHTGEKPFSCHTCGKCFSRRNTLRRHERVHIGDKPFRCNDCGKCFSLLTNLKVHIRRHTGEKPFKCDVCGKCFSTQSHIQQHIRQHTGEKPYKCDVCGKCFAQSNNLKIHKRQHID
- the LOC138691556 gene encoding zinc finger protein 235-like isoform X3, which encodes MPKCKNEAELCDLGTVKDEPRLEFKAEDNEILTDSFADTNDRSVSRIADTHDKSVLSYCEGFPKEELTTINQTAKLSASPAKMLLRSAGAKLITCGICGKCFSSSDTLKKHTCLLHKGEDPFKCGVCGLCFSHENSLTSHKLQHTSEKPLKCDVCGKCFSQRSSLKCHFRFHTGDKPFKCDVCGKCFSQRSSLHYHGRTHTDEKPFKCQFCGMCFSQSTNLKIHERLHTGEKPFKCDDCDKCYSVFASLEIHKRRHTGIKSYQCVVCGKCFLDQSGLKCHDRIHTGEKPFSCHTCGKCFSRRNTLRRHERVHIGDKPFRCNDCGKCFSLLTNLKVHIRRHTGEKPFKCDVCGKCFSTQSHIQQHIRQHTGEKPYKCDVCGKCFAQSNNLKIHKRQHID
- the LOC138691556 gene encoding oocyte zinc finger protein XlCOF22-like isoform X2, with amino-acid sequence MMDVIKKETEVDPLAILTSDNSDTNEKKPLSQEGKLLDLDVAGIKTECLDHSYDLKSEIKVEEPAVSTNFCMPKCKNEAELCDLGTVKDEPRLEFKAEDNEILTDSFADTNDRSVSRIADTHDKSVLSYCEGFPKEELTTINQTAKLSASPAKMLLRSAGAKLITCGICGKCFSSSDTLKKHTCLLHKGEDPFKCGVCGLCFSHENSLTSHKLQHTSEKPLKCDVCGKCFSQRSSLKCHFRFHTGDKPFKCDVCGKCFSQRSSLHYHGRTHTDEKPFKCQFCGMCFSQSTNLKIHERLHTGEKPFKCDDCDKCYSVFASLEIHKRRHTGIKSYQCVVCGKCFLDQSGLKCHDRIHTGEKPFSCHTCGKCFSRRNTLRRHERVHIGDKPFRCNDCGKCFSLLTNLKVHIRRHTGEKPFKCDVCGKCFSTQSHIQQHIRQHTGEKPYKCDVCGKCFAQSNNLKIHKRQHID